GATGATCAGAgtgaaaataatataattatatgtgtatatatatatatatatatatatatatatatatatattatatatatatatatatatatatatatattatatatatattatatatatattatatatatatatatatatatatatatatatatatatatatatatatatatatatatgaaggcaagagagagagggaggaaatgtaATATATACAAATTTTTAAACCAGATTATACAAAGTTGTTAACAAACTTTTCGCTGATGATAATATGTTTTAATTTCAAATTGTGAAGGTCGCTGAATATGTAAAACTATTACAAAATACTGCATCCAGAGTGAAAGAAGAGCAGAATGAGTTTAAAATCTTTATTCACTGGTCACAGCTCCCCTAATGATGTCCAATTATCATATTCACCTACTGGAATTAAAATGTTATTCGCATGCATTGTCActggaaaatatatataaaaataccaGACAAATGAAATAAAACCATTTTTGGATTTATAGGATTTGATAATCACATGGAAATTTGGgctttaaattttatatttaaatttcttcATATATAATTTAAAGTTATATGACAAATACTATCATATTTCGCATGCATTGTCActggaaaatatatataaaacatacCAGACAAATTAAATAAAACCATTTTTGGATTTATAGGATTTGATAATCACATGGAAATGTGAGCTTTAAATTTTAGATTTAAATGTTGTCATATATAATTTAAAGTTATATAACAGATACTATCATAAGACTGTTCACCCCTAGAGATACAACCGTTCACTGTACGTAATGTATCCATTCACATGATAATGTATCCATTCATAATGTATCCATTCACATGTATCCACACATGAATAGGAACACATATATTACAATGCAATGACACCCACTGAGGAACTCCTGTAACACTACGGTGTCCCCAGTAGCAATATATCTATCAGGGAAAGAACTATAGCACTGCCAAACAGATATCACAGATTTATTTTTAAATCACATTATTTTAAatcaaacagacacacacacactctggagaTCGTAGTTTTAAGGGCCCAGGTTCAACTCTCGGTCAAGGAAGAAACAAAAGGTCAAAGCTTCTTTcatctaatgcatctgttcacctaacagtcaaTAGGTACGTCTGAATTAGACAGCTATTACAGACAGAATCTTGGCGGATGTGTGTAATAGAGATGTATCTATTAGATACGATAGAGGAACAATAGGTCAGGAgttagtacattagacaaccgagagttagaaaggcggggtccaagagctaccaGCTCCTTCCTGAAAACACAAATAATAAAGCTAAATAATAAAAACACACAAACACGctttcacgcacacacacagaacagATTGTAAAgactaactccattcataactttaaaagcaggtatgataaaggaatcattgaattaggcaaccaAGGACTATAAAAGTCGAGTCCAAGAGATAGAGCTCGATCTTGCCGGATCAAATTGATGTGTACAAGTAGGTgagaacatacacacacatacatacacacactattccacgtacacacacaaacacacaccatttCCATCCTTTTGATACAAAATCATGGAACTGCATCACTTAAGTGGTCTTAACTCTAATAGCAAACAGAAAAGATAATAAAGTGTTGAcaattgttaaaaaaaattataaaaatatatacagaAATCTGTAATATGAGCAGgttgggaatattttgaaaaaaggTCCGTAGTTGTGTTTCCAAACACGAAACTGGAAATGGAAATTCTTTTAGAGTTAGGTAgacaggagagggagagagggcacAAAAATATAGTCATGGCAAGAAAAAAGACATTTTAGTCTTATATTTGTGTAGACCCGAGAGAATGTGGCAAAATTCGTAGAGGGGagctgacagagagagagagagagagagagagagagagagagagagagagagagagagagagagagagagagagagagagagagagagagagagagagacagacaggcagagagagacagagacacagacacacagagagagagagagagagagagagagagagagagagagagagagagagagagagagagagagagagagagacagacaggcagagagagacagagacacagacacacacagagagagagagagagagagagagagagagagacagacagagacagacagagacagacagagacagacagagacagagagagacagacagacagagagatacaAAGAGACTATTAATATTCATATAATCTGAATTGTTTTCATTTTAACCAAGCGAGAATCAAAGCGAGATTACGTCTACGGACTTATCAACCCATATTTAACTAACCATTAATTTGAACCCTTCAATACAACACACACATTTCCCAATATCATAACATACTCTGCCTAGCTAGTAATCAAAGACTTGAGTAATTAAAAGACCCAACATGACTGAAGATATAAAATTAATCTTCTGTACAAATTAGTCAAAAAGTGGTTAGTGCCTAAACTAGGGCACATAAACTAATAGATTAAGGGTATGCATAATATTTTGATTTATACTTTCGGGTTACAGGTTCTGGCTTACCTAGAAAACCTAGAAATTAATTTAAAAGGTGCAGGAGAGAGATACAATGAAACAGAGAAAAAGGAGGATTGAATGAAACTGGAATTTACCTTCTCCTTTTCATTTAGGAACTCGTATGTGTATAGAAGCAGTAGTTATAGACAGTGACCTGTCATGTATGAGCtcaatatttaaaatatatatattcgtatGTTACACATTAGACACGGAATGAGAGCTAGTAgaaatatatatgaatgtatgaATTTACAAGTTTTTTCATTCTTGTAAAAACATGTGGAGAGATGTGACGCATGAAGAGGAGTCACATATGCATAAGAATACAACGCGTCTTCTACATGTGACTGACAATATAACAAAACCACTTAAAAGGCCCCAGATTATTATCCCTACATATGAAACTAGCACATATGCACCAGTGGGAATTCACATATACCAACAAGATAAACATATGTATCAGTGGTGACATACGTGAGCGACAGgttacatacacacacgcatTAATTCTgacatacctataataggttaagtaataattgtaattacgaagcaataagatgtttatcttaacatactaagaaggttaggtaaagtcggtgttttctatgaagcttttcaaggtaaattaaaatattcacaataaattagtatgtcacatatgcacttattaaataagccaatattgactgtaagcaagtgcgagaacgggttgcacaccaGCACTTGTCAATACCCTTTGCAAGGCCAAAATTGACAAATTAGTGCCAGATGACACAGGTATGGCAATTAATGGCACGTCAACATTATGTAATTACACaactacacacatatataaatacatctaCACAAATTTTAAAACTTGGGGAAAAACATTTTACACCCTATGTAATGACAAGTCAGGtatgacacacacgcacacaagtcaatgacacacctGCTACCCCAGGTAATGCCACACCTGCTGCACCAGATGATACAAGACTGTTTACCAATATCTGCTCCTCAACAGAGCTCCAGTATTTCCACCTGGCGGCTCAGGTCGTAAATCTGGCGTGGAAAACATTGCCGCGACATTCAGCGGGAAATGCACCCACAATTTTCTGAACTTGTTTCAAAGATCCTGGAAAACTCGGAACATTTCTGGAGAGAGTGAAGGTTTGTGATTTAGGAGAGTGAGCCCCAGTGATATATGGTGAGTAGGGTAATAATTTTTGAGCATTATTTATGGGGGTAAAGTGCTGTTAGTTCACTGACTTACAAGAACCCTCTGGTCGTCTTAAAGTCAATCAACAATATTAGATAATACTAGATTAAAACAAGAACTTTTGGTAGGGAATGTTATCGTTGTGTCCATTTGATACTTCGTGAGCCTATGTAGTCCCTTGTGTGGTCTCTCATACCTGCTAATGACCTTTAGAAGCAGCCCCCGTGGGGTAGTGGCTAAGGCGCTCGTCTGACATATCGCGAGcgttttgtcctgggttcgtatcctggccggggaagatttactgggcgcaaatccttaactgtagcctctgtttaactcaacagtaaaatgggtacttggttgttaaacgatttttcgCGGGGGTCGTATTTGTGGGAACATAAGATtaaagacttgcccgaaacgctaaacGTACTAATGCTGTacgagaatgtaagaactcttgtatatataaataaatcaattaAAAAAATAGATCCATTGGCCCTTGAAGAGCTCTTTAGCGCATCTCAGTAATATTAGCAGTGCGCTCTCTCGGGTAATTAcctaatggatcgatatatagacaCGTTTCAATGGTATTTTAATGTTTCCATACGACTATTAGTGATTCCCTGTGCCCGATGTAGAGTTCGTATGACCCTTTGATATTCCATGGGGTCTTTAGCGAGTCATTTGGGCAGCATAACGAAGCTTTTGGTAAAGAAGCCGTCATCACCTATTTTTCCGTGGCCATAATTGCTCGCTTTACAAGAGAAATTTTCATCCGGAATGATTTTTCGACCTTTACGAGAGGACGAGCGCTAGTTTGGGGCTCATGTTGTCTCCACTAATGGTTAATAACTGCGCTAAAACTTGTAGTGCGCTTATGGTTATGGCTTTAAGAGAGACGCGGTGGTGGCGCTGTGTGAGAGACTCTTGATGCTGGCCACGGGAAGGTATTTAGTGAAGGATGTGGAAGAGCTAAGAGGAGCTGAATGAGAGACCGTGAAGGGTGTGGGATGTGAGGTGTAGGGGGGTGTAAAGTGAGGTGTGGAGGGTGTAAAGTGAGGCGTGGAGGGTGTAAAGTGAGGCGTGGAGGGTGCAAAGTGAGGCGTGGAGGGTGTAAAGTGAGGCGTGGAGGGTGTAAAGTGAGGCGTGGAGGGTGTAAAGTGAGGCGTGGAGGGTGTAAAGTGAGGTGTGGAGGGTGTAAAGTGAGGCGTGGAGGGTGTAAAGTGAGGCGTGGAGGGTGTAAAGTGAGGCGTGGAGGGTGTAAAGTGAGGCGTGGGGGGGTGTAAAGTAAGATAGTGAGGATGGGAAGTATGAAAGTGAGTACTGAAACAGCAAGTTACAGGGGTAAAAGTAAGAGACTTAATACTTAGCATCACTGAGGTGTTAAACCAATCTTCAAAAACAGTGATTTAGCTCACCTGCTCAAGGTGATGGCTCctctaatggaaacaacattctccatCGCGTTTCTATCTCGCTCCCGGCACCTTTGGCTCCCTTGGAGGTCGCTCAAACATTCTCAAACAATGATGCATACTTTAGAGTTGCTTCCTGCTCCACCGGTGTTGGCCACTGACGTTGGCCACCTGTAATTCTCTACCAACGAATTCTAGCACTGACacctactcccaacaccattataTTACAGAACTTTCGCTAACATCAAGAGTTTCACCATTAGTTATACGTAATTTTAATGTTCTTCAGTGAATACTGATTCGGGTCAATGTTTTCACTTTAAGGCATCTTTGTCAAAGGAACTTCATTTGAGAGCTGTTTAACACTCTAATAGTGACTTCATTTTGGCTTCTATTTGACATCTGGTTTCTACCTTTCATTTGGTGCCCCATGACTTCCTGTTTATATAGGCCATATAGCAGCTTTCTCAGGTTATATGACATATATTGACTTTGTTTACGTTACTGGGTTGTGATATCTGCTGAATACACCATAACAAATTTCTTTAACTTCATCCTTTAGTATAACTAACAGTGCCTTCGTTTTCTCATGTAACATCTGCAGGCTTCCTCCTCCCGTTTAACATCTGTTGGATTCCTCCTCTTCTGTATTTTATCCTGGCATTTTCCTCTCGTGCGGTCACCGAGGGCTTCCTCCTCTCTGTTGGGGTATTCTACGTCTCCTCTATGACTTCTGTCACGAGTGCTTTTCCCTCTGGTGTAACTGGGCAAACGACAAgtatttgaacaaatccacaagggccgtgacgaggattcgaacctgcgtccgggagcatcccagacactgccttaatcgactgagctacgacagggtaaaacaaTTGTTTGCTGCCTTTCACATCCAGCCGGTCCAGACAGTTGAgaggacgggaccaaagagccagagctcaccccccccgcaagcacaattaggtgagtacattattCAGGTGATTTGTCAATTGCTCATATAGACACCTGTCAATCTATGATATTCTACTGGAATCCATAGTAGACAGAAACAGTGGGAAACGATACGCGAATTCAACAATTTCACCATTCGTTTATGTATGAAATAGGTTTTCTTCCCTGTATAATGCAGCATACTTTATAACCATTAATACAACATTTCTCCTCCCAATAGTGATAAATATACAGCTGCGATGTAATGCAACATACGTCCCTTACGAGTAATACAAGATTCTCTCCCCCCACAGTAATACAACTTACTTCCTCTCTTGTAATACAGTATAAGTCCACTTATTTATACAACATACACCCCAGCCAAGTAATACAGAGGAAGGGGGCCATGACGGGACAGCTCCAGATTGCCAGGTTCGTCACTGTCATAAAGTTTACTTGATATTTGACTCTGGTAAACCGGTTTGGTTTATCTTAATTAATTATCATGAGCTGGACCAAGTTGAGACGGAGTTATAATGAAGTTCTTGAGCAGCTGATGCCTTCATGCGGGTCCCTTCTACCCACACCCGCATGCGGCTGTCTCCACCCACTCCCTCATGCGGCTGTCCTAACCTACTTCTTCATGACTCTTCTCCGCGCACCATACATCTCCCATGCTCACATGCATACTCTCTCTACACGATATATTAGCCCACTCAACACACCCTCTCACGCCCACCctccacacgcccacacccacccaagacacccacccacacccacccaagaCACTACCGTTCCACATTTCCTcgtacatcagccaccaccacctctcatttAATTATTTTCTCCTTTCTAACTCCCCGGTTAATCGGGGGAGATTTTCCACCTTCGTAGTCTTCCATTATTCTCTAAGGCCTCAGACGTCCCCATTAGACCAGCCTCACCGTCTTAATCCGGTGTTGAAGCTTCCTCCAGCTACCACTCTGGTAGCTTCACAGTCGCTAGCCACACAGTCGCTAGCCACACCGTCGCTAGCCACACCGTCGCTAGCCACACCGTCGCTAGCCACACCATCTCCGCTTTAGTCGACTGACACAAGACCCTCCCTTAGCCAGTCTTCAAACACTCTTCCATTGCCAAGATACTGATGGGAACCAGACACTTGGGAAGCGCACCCGAGCTCCGGTCTAAGAACTTTTGTCTTCAATATACATACATTTTAGTTACATGAGTAAAGAACAAATATATTTTCTGATGTATACGGCATGGATAATACAATAGCTTCAAGGATTCATGTTTGCTTCAGGAATACCAGAATAGCTTTTCAAATTCGGATAAAAGTGGCTAGTATATTGCATTACTAACAGGTGAAGGATTCTGAACGTCGAAAAGTAATATTGTATTTTTATGTTACCTTAATCTGGAAATTGTTAAAGATAATGAAAAGTAGGAAAGACATTTTTAGTAGGAATCTAACACCTATTGTATAATGCATTAGTACTCGAAATTGGATTTAAAAAGGAACTTGCTTATCTAGAAAAGTTAGTTATAAAAGTTCTTATGTTAAGTTCAGACGTTATTTTCAGATTGTACAACGCTACTGTTGATAAAGCTGAACAATTTGAGTTACCGTTTAAGTATCcaagaccaccctcaggtcaacctcttgaccctgacaaatgggcgacaggggggggggggggggggggggggaagaggaggagacgaatgacggccaaggggaggggagaaggaagggggggagacggagaaggaaaggaggggagaaggagagggaaaggaggggagaagggagaactaatgatctgagccccagatcattacaacttaATAGAATGTAAATTAGCTGGTAATATACACATAAATATggctaatattaataattattaactcTTTGAGCGGAAACGACAGTAAACCTCAAATTGAGGTTTACAATTGAGACAAACTGaggtcatttgatacatcacgctattatgATTTGCGTG
The window above is part of the Procambarus clarkii isolate CNS0578487 chromosome 84, FALCON_Pclarkii_2.0, whole genome shotgun sequence genome. Proteins encoded here:
- the LOC138358599 gene encoding DNA-directed RNA polymerase II subunit RPB1-like, which encodes MADGYSDIRVTYRSPSPASGAAAPALLQVPQPQPCFRCRSHSPASGAAATDLLQVPQPQPCFRCRSHSPASGAAAPALLQVPQPQPCFRCRSHSPSSGAAATALLQVPQPQPFFRCRSHSPASGAAATALLQVPQPQPFFRCRSPSPSSGATAPALLQTKVLRPELGCASQVSGSHQYLGNGRVFEDWLREGLVTHFHTSHPHYLTLHPPTPHFTPSTPHFTPSTPHFTPSTPHFTPSTPHFTPSTPHFTPSTPHFTPSTPHFTPSTPHFAPSTPHFTPSTPHFTPSTPHFTPPYTSHPTPFTVSHSAPLSSSTSFTKYLPVASIKSLSHSATTASLLKP